CACCGCCACGGCGATGCACAACAGCGGCGTCTTGAAGCGCGGATGCAGGTAGGTGAACGCCTTGGGCAGCGCGCCGTCCAGGGCCATGCCGTAGAGGATGCGCGGCAGCCCGGCCATCAGCGTGTTGATGGTCGCCGCCCCGGCGAACAGCAGGCCGACGCCGAGCCAGATCCGCCCGTACGGCCCCATCACCTGCTCGGCGAACTGCGGGATGGCCATGGGCGTATCCAGCAGGTGCACGCTGCCATCCTCGCTCAGGGCCACGTTCGCCACCTGGCGCTTCATTGCCGCGCCGTAGATGAACATGCAGGTGGCCACGCCCACCAGGCCCAGGGCCATGGCCCGCGGCAGGGTCCTGGCAGCGCGGCGCACGTCCGGGGCCAGCGGGGTGACGAACTCGCAACCGACGAACATGAACATGGCCATGCCCACCAGCGAGAGGATGGTGGTCAGGTCGGTGCCGACCATCGATTCGCCGAACCAGCCGTCGAGTTGGATCGCCGGTGCCTTCAGCACCCCGACCACGCCGAAGATGATCAGGGTGGTCCACATGCCGAAGGTCAGGATCACCTCGGCGCGACTGAAGGCGGTGATGCCCACGGCGTTCAGCAGGCCGAAACAGACCACCAGCCCGACGCCCACCAGCCAGGCGCTGCCGCTCTGCTCCAGCAGGGTGTTGAGGGACTCGAAGTTGACCAGGGCCATGACGCCGCTGAGGATGGTTTCCGCCGTGCCGGCGAACACATGCACGATCAGGTAGGCGGAAATCGTCCCGGTGATGGCGAAGAAGCGCCCCAGGCCGCAGGCCAGGTAGTCGTATACCGAGCCGTTGGTGGGGATCATGCAGGCCGCCTCGGCGAAGGTGGTCGATTGCGCGAGCATCATCAGCATCGCGATGAGCATGGCCATGGCGAACGCGCCGCCACCGAGGCCGAAGCCGGTGGTGGCGGTGAGGATCACCGGGCTGGCCATGATCAGGCCGACGGCGCTGGCCAGGGCCGTGGGAAAGCCGACCACGCCCTGGTTCAGGTGGCGGGTGAGTCTGTCGTTGAAAGACATGGTGCTGGACCTCGAAAGCAATGCTGATGTTGTTGTTTTAGGCATTTCAAGGGCACGCGGGCGTGCTTGTTACCGGGCTGTCTGCGCAGCCTCCATCGGGCGAAGGCGGTTAAAACGCGATGCACACCGACTTGTTCTCGGTATACGCCTCTATCGCCGCATGGCCCATCTCGCGACCGATGCCCGATTGCTTGTAGCCGCCGAACGGCATCGACGGGTCGAGCATGTTGTGGGTGTTGACCCAGACCGTGCCGGCCTTGATCCGCGGGATCAGGTCCATGACCCGGGCCAGGTCGTTGGACCAGATGCTCGCGCCCAGGCCGTACTGATTGTCGTTGGCCAGCGCCACCACTTCGTCGATGTCGTCGAAAGGCGTGGCCACCACCACCGGGCCGAAGATTTCCTCGCGCACCACCTGCATGCCGGCATGCACCTCGGCCAGCACCGTCGGGCGCACGTAGAACCCCTGCTCGCCAAAGGCCACCCCGCCACACAGCACCCGCGCGCCGTCGGCCACGCCCTGGCCGATCATGTCCAGCACGCGCTTCTGCTGCTTGGCGGAAATCAGCGGGTTGATCTGCGCCTGTTCGTCCAGGCCGGGGCCGATGCTCAGGGACCCGGCGATAGCCGCCAGGCGCTCCAGCACCTGGTCGAAGATCGCCCGCTGGATGTACAGGCGCGAGCCGGCGGTGCAGACCTGGCCCTGGTTGAAGAAAATCGCCCCCGCGGCGCCGGCGGCCGCGGCCTGCGGGTCGCAGTCGTCGAGCACGATCACCGGCGACTTGCCGCCCAGTTCCAGGGAGAAGCGGGTCATGTTGTCCACCGCCGCGTGGCCGATAAGCTTGCCGATCTGGGTCGAGCCGGTGAACGCCAGCTTGTCGATGCCCTTGTGCCCCGACAGCGCCGCGCCCGCCTCGGCACCGCTGCCGGTGACCACATTGACCACCCCCGCGGCGATCCCGGCCTCCAGGCACAGCTGGCCCAAGCGCAGCGCCGTCAGCGGGGTCTCGTCGGCCGGCTTGAGCACCACGGTGCAGCCGCAGGCCAGGGCCGGCACTATCTTCCAGATCGCCATCAACAGCGGGAAATTCCACGGCACGATGGCGCCGACCACGCCCACCGGCTCCGGCACCGTATAGGCGCGATAGCGGGCGCCCGGCACGGCGGCGATCGACAGGTCCAGGCTCTTGCCTTCGATCTTGGTCGCCCAGCCCGCCATATAGCGGGTGAAC
This portion of the Pseudomonas sp. MRSN 12121 genome encodes:
- a CDS encoding aldehyde dehydrogenase; translation: MSIAIDPRVAAFIDSPHGLLIDGRSQPALSGAQMPVFNPATGEELTRVAAGAQADIDLAVAAARRAFEGPWAAQRPADRERLLLKLADLLELHGEELAQLETLNNGQSIHLARALEVGAAAEFTRYMAGWATKIEGKSLDLSIAAVPGARYRAYTVPEPVGVVGAIVPWNFPLLMAIWKIVPALACGCTVVLKPADETPLTALRLGQLCLEAGIAAGVVNVVTGSGAEAGAALSGHKGIDKLAFTGSTQIGKLIGHAAVDNMTRFSLELGGKSPVIVLDDCDPQAAAAGAAGAIFFNQGQVCTAGSRLYIQRAIFDQVLERLAAIAGSLSIGPGLDEQAQINPLISAKQQKRVLDMIGQGVADGARVLCGGVAFGEQGFYVRPTVLAEVHAGMQVVREEIFGPVVVATPFDDIDEVVALANDNQYGLGASIWSNDLARVMDLIPRIKAGTVWVNTHNMLDPSMPFGGYKQSGIGREMGHAAIEAYTENKSVCIAF